In Aspergillus flavus chromosome 3, complete sequence, one genomic interval encodes:
- a CDS encoding putative adenosine deaminase — translation MNGLEITPFITSLPKVELHVHIEGTLTPALRWKLAHRNNIPLRYPTYEALLNSYKITYNHRRELNGDNGAPTFLETYYEGCQVLCTEDDFYELAIAYFQKAKDVNVRYVEPFFDTQAHTKRGIPVEAILNGFLRAQHDGAKQLGVKSNWIFCFLRDHPVKEGLEALRSALPWARTKDGKGKGLFHAVGLASNEYDRPPGLFEEGFLLAKEVGLHVTMHCDVDQKDVVEHMHEGIFDVCAGAGADRIDHGLNATDAPELMAALKEKNIGLTLCPHAYHRRQATEVLFPKIRKLWDEGVRFCINSDDPTYMHDVWIDGNMMKVYEYCGFTKSEMGKLVRNAVEMSWADEITKTEILDELERVLGVEEKLIS, via the coding sequence ATGAACGGCCTAGAAATAACCCCCTTCATAACCTCCCTTCCCAAAGTCGAACTCCACGTCCACATCGAAGGCACCCTAACACCAGCCCTCCGATGGAAACTCGCTCACAGAAACAACATCCCTCTCCGCTACCCCACCTACGAAGCGCTCCTTAACTCGTACAAGATAACATATAATCACCGTCGCGAACTCAACGGCGACAATGGTGCGCCTACCTTCCTAGAAACCTATTACGAAGGCTGCCAAGTCCTCTGCACAGAAGATGATTTCTACGAACTAGCCATAGCATATTTCCAAAAGGCAAAGGACGTGAACGTGCGCTATGTCGAGCCGTTCTTCGATACTCAGGCTCATACTAAACGAGGCATTCCCGTTGAAGCTATCTTGAACGGGTTTCTCCGCGCGCAGCATGATGGAGCGAAGCAACTCGGAGTGAAAAGTAACTGGATCTTCTGTTTTCTGCGTGATCATCCAGTCAAGGAAGGATTGGAGGCGTTGCGCTCTGCGTTGCCTTGGGCTCGAACAAAAGAtggaaaggggaaggggTTATTTCATGCGGTCGGACTAGCGAGTAATGAGTATGATCGTCCTCCGGGACTCTTTGAAGAGGGGTTTCTGTTGGCCAAGGAGGTTGGTTTACATGTAACCATGCACTGTGATGTTGATCAGAAGGATGTGGTGGAGCATATGCATGAGGGTATTTTTGATGTTTGTGCGGGAGCTGGAGCGGATCGGATTGATCATGGTCTCAATGCTACCGATGCTCCGGAGTTGATGGCTGCgttgaaagagaaaaacatcGGGCTCACGCTTTGTCCGCATGCGTATCATCGCAGACAGGCTACGGAGGTGCTTTTCCCTAAAATTAGGAAGTTGTGGGATGAGGGTGTTCGGTTCTGTATCAACAGCGATGATCCGACTTATATGCATGATGTTTGGATTGATGGGAATATGATGAAGGTGTATGAGTATTGCGGTTTTACGAAGTCAGAGATGGGCAAGCTCGTTCGGAATGCGGTTGAGATGAGCTGGGCAGATGAGATTACGAAGACGGAGATCTTGGATGAGTTGGAAAGAGTACTGGGTGTTGAGGAGAAATTGATTAGTTAG
- a CDS encoding Intradiol ring-cleavage dioxygenase, producing the protein MQLKNAIHFTVFGCAILALAHPGHHEEHDPAPVRAYKRDVGHGLANCAGQLEASGLQARSEARRKATVQLHRRQLITRDTDAVLNKSHQVTRPVSPSMPPNEIFKDTTQKACILGPTAEGETGPYWIPGERVRSEIREGQPGVPVILEQQYIDVETCQPIPRLYAELWGCNATGVYSGLVADGNGNSHDLSNRNRTFLRGIQETDIDGVVTFDTLFPGHYDGRTTHYHNIAHFGARRLPNNTIAGGTVGHVAQIFLDQDLIDQVESTYPYNTNNIPITLNSVDRVVSQETENSNSDPMLNYAFLGDNIEDGLFAWITVAVNLSAVHYPYYTNVYTAEGAVEVEGTSDGDPRAIDGGLPQSSAA; encoded by the coding sequence ATGCAATTAAAGAACGCGATTCATTTTACCGTCTTTGGATGCGCCATCCTAGCCCTTGCTCACCCCGGGCATCACGAGGAGCACGACCCAGCACCTGTGAGGGCATACAAGAGAGACGTCGGGCATGGACTGGCAAATTGTGCAGGCCAGCTAGAGGCCAGTGGTCTTCAAGCTCGTTCCGAAGCGCGCCGTAAGGCAACAGTCCAGCTGCACCGCCGACAGTTGATCACCCGAGACACAGATGCCGTGCTGAACAAATCACATCAGGTGACCCGTCCTGTGTCGCCGTCCATGCCTCCCAATGAAATCTTCAAGGACACGACTCAGAAGGCTTGCATTCTTGGTCCAACTGCTGAGGGAGAAACCGGTCCATACTGGATCCCCGGCGAGCGAGTCCGATCTGAGATCCGCGAAGGGCAGCCCGGAGTACCGGTTATTCTCGAACAGCAGTATATTGACGTCGAAACGTGCCAGCCTATTCCGCGTCTCTATGCTGAACTCTGGGGCTGCAATGCAACCGGAGTTTACTCCGGCCTTGTTGCAGACGGCAATGGCAACTCCCATGACTTGAGCAATCGAAACCGCACCTTTCTTCGTGGCATTCAGGAAACTGACATAGACGGTGTTGTCACCTTTGATACTCTCTTCCCGGGCCACTATGATGGACGCACCACGCATTACCATAATATCGCCCATTTTGGCGCGAGACGTCTGCCAAACAACACCATTGCCGGTGGGACAGTAGGACACGTCGCTCAGATATTCTTGGACCAGGACCTCATTGACCAAGTCGAATCAACCTATCCGTACAATACCAACAACATTCCCATCACGCTAAACTCGGTGGATCGGGTTGTCAGCCAGGAGACGGAGAACAGTAACTCTGACCCCATGCTCAACTACGCATTCCTTGGAGACAACATCGAAGATGGGCTCTTTGCCTGGATCACAGTGGCTGTCAACCTCTCGGCTGTGCACTATCCATATTACACCAACGTTTACACGGCCGAAGGAGCGGTGGAAGTGGAAGGCACGTCGGATGGAGACCCCAGGGCGATTGATGGCGGCCTTCCTCAGAGCTCTGCGGCATAG
- a CDS encoding chitin synthase C: protein MSSRRPSSLANTSCDSESSHCPPYQEQHPFYQEEPDEQEISLLQENSSSHYSTPFADPVAESDSHRRYTLHDPGPTVFGAPEYEPVQSSGMKTRAGLNRYGTRKINLVKGAVLSVDYPVPSAIQNAIQPEYRDAEEGFSEEFTHLRYTAATCDPDEFTLRNGYNLRPAMYNRHTELLIAVTYYNEDKVLTSRTLHGVMQNIRDIVRLKKSEFWNKGGPAWQKIVVCLIFDGIEPCDKNTLDVLATIGVYQDGIMKKDVDGRETVAHVFEYTTQLSVTATQQLVRPHSDESTSNLPPVQFIFCLKQKNSKKINSHRWLLNAFSRILNPEVIVLLDAGTKPGPKSLLSLWEAFYNDKTLGGACGEIHAMLGPRWQKCLNPLVAAQNFEYKISNILDKPLESAFGYVSVLPGAFSAYRYRAIMGRPLEQYFHGDHTLSKRLGKKGIEGMNIFKKNMFLAEDRILCFELVAKAGFKWHLSYVKAAKGETDVPEGAAEFVGQRRRWLNGSFAAGLYAIMHFGRIYRSGHSIIRLFFLHIQILYNICQLIMTWFSLASYWLTSSVIMDLVGTPSSHNKEKGWPWGNDASPIVNTFLKYGYLWVLMLQFMLALGNRPKGVVTLYTISFLYFALVQLYVLILSFYLVVGVFTGGMLDFNFDDGLAAFIQSFFSSSGGGIVLIALVSTYGIYIIASILYLDPWHILTSSWAYFLGMTTSINVLMVYAFCNWHDVSWGTKGSDKVDALPSVTTQKDNNKRNFIEELDKPQADIDSQFEATVKRALAPYVEPEEDGGKTLDDSYKNFRTGLVCLWVFSNLLLALMITATGVDKICLTNTSTTRTTWFFQIILWITAGLSLFRFIGSLYFLGRAGVLCCVSRR from the exons ATGAGCAGCAGGCGCCCCAGCAGTTTAGCCAACACATCGTGCGACAGCGAGAGCAGCCACTGTCCCCCCTACCAGGAG CAACACCCCTTCTACCAAGAAGAACCGGACGAGCAAGAGATATCGCTCCTGCAGGAGAACAGCTCCAGCCATTACAGCACGCCGTTCGCCGATCCTGTCGCTGAATCGGATTCACACCGGCGATATACGCTTCATGATCCCGGCCCGACGGTCTTTGGCGCCCCGGAATATGAGCCGGTTCAATCAAGTGGAATGAAGACCCGCGCAGGGCTGAATCGATACGGAACGAGGAAGATTAATCTAGTGAAGGGAGCTGTGCTGAGTGTCGACTATCCGGTTCCGAGCGCAATTCAGAATGCGATCCAGCCGGAGTACCGTGATGCTGAGGAGGGTTTCTCGGAGGAATTTACACATTTGCGAT ATACGGCGGCGACGTGTGACCCCGACGAGTTTACCCTACGCAACGGATACAATCTTCGGCCTGCTATGTATAATCGGCATACCGAGTTGCTGATTGCTGTTACTTATTATAATGAGGATAAGGTTCTGACTTCACGTACTCTACATGGAGTAATGCAGAATATTCGGGATATTGTTAGGTTGAAAAAGTCGGAGTTTTGGAATAAGGGAGGCCCAGCGTGGCAGAAGATTGTTGTCTGTTTGATCTTCGATGGCATTGAGCCCTGTGATAAGAATACGCTGGACGTACTAGCCACAATTGGGGTCTACCAGGACGGTATTATGAAGAAAGATGTAGACGGCCGAGAGACCGTCGCACATGTG TTCGAATACACGACCCAATTGTCAGTCACTGCTACTCAGCAACTAGTCCGACCTCACAGTGACGAATCAACAAGCAACCTCCCGCCGGTTCAGTTCATATTCTGTCTAAAACAGAAGAACAGTAAAAAGATCAACTCGCATCGCTGGCTTCTGAACGCCTTCAGTCGAATACTAAATCCTGAAGTTATTGTCCTTCTAGACGCAGGCACAAAACCTGGCCCGAAGTCTCTGCTATCGCTGTGGGAGGCCTTCTATAATGACAAAACACTCGGTGGAGCGTGTGGTGAGATCCATGCAATGCTTGGCCCACGCTGGCAAAAG TGTTTAAACCCCCTTGTTGCTGCACAGAATTTTGAATATAAAATCTCTAATATCCTGGACAAGCCATTAGAAAGTGCTTTTGGCTATGTCAGTGTTCTGCCTGGTGCTTTCTCTGCCTACCGATACCGGGCTATTATGGGCCGTCCATTAGAGCAATATTTTCACGGTGATCATACCTTATCAAAACGCCTTGGTAAGAAGGGTATTGAAGGTAtgaatatctttaaaaagaatatgtTTTTAGCGGAAGACCGCATCTTATGCTTTGAGCTAGTAGCCAAAGCTGGGTTTAAATGGCATTTGAGCTATGTAAAGGCAGCGAAGGGTGAGACTGATGTCCCTGAGGGAGCTGCTGAGTTTGTCGGTCAGCGACGCCGCTGGCTAAATGGGTCGTTTGCGGCAGGCCTATACGCTATTATGCATTTTGGGCGTATTTATCGCAGTGGTCATAGTATCATTCGATTGTTTTTCTTGCATATTCAGATCCTTTACAATATCTGCCAGCTCATCATGACCTGGTTTTCTCTTG CGTCATACTGGCTAACAAGCTCGGTGATCATGGACCTAGTCGGTACCCCGAGCAGccacaacaaagaaaaaggctggCCCTGGGGTAATGACGCTTCCCCGATAGTCAACACCTTTCTGAAATACGGGTACCTCTGGGTACTGATGCTCCAGTTCATGCTAGCCCTTGGTAACCGACCAAAAGG TGTTGTCACGCTCTACACGATCTCCTTCCTCTACTTCGCTCTCGTGCAGCTTTAtgttctcatcctctccttctaCCTAGTGGTTGGTGTCTTTACCGGCGGTATGCTGGACTTCAACTTCGATGATGGTCTTGCTGCCTTTATACAGTcattcttcagctcctcTGGAGGTGGTATCGTGCTTATTGCGCTAGTATCCACATACGGCATTTATATCATTGCCAGTATACTCTACCTTGACCCTTGGCATATCCTAACCAGTTCATGGGCATATTTCCTCGGCATGACAACAAGCATCAATGTGCTCATGGTCTACGCGTTCTGCAATTGGCACGATGTCTCCTGGGGCACAAAAGGATCTGACAAAGTAGATGCCTTACCGTCTGTAACGACTCAGAAAGACAACAATAAGAGGAATTTTATTGAGGAGCTCGATAAACCGCAAGCCGACATTGACAGCCAGTTTGAGGCTACCGTGAAACGCGCCTTAGCGCCATACGTTGAACccgaagaggatggaggGAAAACCTTAGACGACTCATATAAGAATTTCCGGACCGGATTGGTGTGTCTTTGGGTCTTTAGTAACTTGCTCCTAGCGTTGATGATTACCGCTACGGGGGTGGATAAGATATGTTTGACGAATACGTCGACGACCAGGACAACCTGGTTCTTCCAGATTATCTTGTGGATTACGGCGGGCTTGTCACTATTTCGGTTTATTGGGTCGTTGTACTTTCTTGGGCGAGCGGGTGTTCTCTGTTGTGTGTCCCGGCGTTGA